The Antricoccus suffuscus DNA segment TCGGTGCTCATCCAGTGCGCCCGGTGATCGTGCCACCGATAGGTGCTCTGGTCGCTGACTTTCTTCCACACCGGCTTCGCGTCGACGTCGGTCGCACCGTCAGGTGGTGTGGAGGTGCCAAGCAGCGTCCGGTTCAGGTAGTACGCCGGGGACTTGGTGTTGACCCAGACACCATCTCTACTGATCTTGAGATACTGATCCTTGGGCCCAGGCTCCTGGTGCGAGTAGCCATAGACAACGAGGGGCGTCGGGGTGGGATTCGACACCTCGACCCGGTCGCCTTGTTCGACTGTCTTAATCGACAGCGCTGGCATCTTCGGGCTGATTGAAACGATGTAGCTGTGGTAGTTCGAGGGCCGGGCACCGCCGAAGTGTGCCTCCGCCGCAGCCGGGTTGCCGAGGAAGCTGACGACACAGGCGATCGTCGCCACCACGAGTGAGGCAACGGCGCGCCACCACGACCTACGACGCATGCCTGCCGCTACTTAGCCGCGAGTGGGATGTCGTGCACGATGTCGTCGCTGGTGGTGTCCGCTAGCCACGCCACGTGCGCGACATCGCTACTGCCATAGAAGGTCGCGAGTGTCGAGTGTGTCTTGCCGTTGTCCTCCGCAACTTCCACACCGGCGGCCTTCTGGGCGGCCTCGACGGACGGCAGGTCTCCGGTCAGACCAACGAACTTCACTGGGAGTTGGCTGTCGAAATGAGCGAGGTACGCCGCGAGCACCGGCGACGTGTCGTTAGCGGGATCGGTCGTGACAAAGACGACCTGGATCTCGGGATACTTGTCTTTCACCTGGTTAAGCGCGTCAGCGAGCGATCCCAGGATGAGCGGGCACACATCGGGGCACAGCGTGTAGCCGAAGTACAGAATCGTCGGGATGCCTTCGGTCTTAGCGTAGAAGTCGTACGGC contains these protein-coding regions:
- a CDS encoding SCO family protein, translating into MSRHHSRVIALFATLFLALGLSACAAPDSGAPSDVTQVGGAKSKFDGLEFQTPHERPHFTLTDQTGQPYDFYAKTEGIPTILYFGYTLCPDVCPLILGSLADALNQVKDKYPEIQVVFVTTDPANDTSPVLAAYLAHFDSQLPVKFVGLTGDLPSVEAAQKAAGVEVAEDNGKTHSTLATFYGSSDVAHVAWLADTTSDDIVHDIPLAAK